GAGGGGCTTGGTCTCGTTGGTGAAGATCGCGAGGTTGGCACTGCGTTTGTGAGAGAATGGTGTGAAAGCAAAGGAATCTGTTGTTGCTGGAAAAAGAATGTCAGCTGGTAAAAGGCAATTGTTCACTGCATTGAATCTTATTTCAGATATCCTGTGCACGAGTTGGCATCACCTTGCCATTCTAAATTGCATAAGTTGACATGCCCTCTTTGAAACAAGACAAACAGatcggttttttttttttggtagtTTTCCTATCTACTTGTGGGAAGCCTCTCATCTGTCGCTTAATTACACGAATAGTCCACCGTATTCAAAATTCAAACATTGATGAACTCGAACAACAAAACTTGTCATTATATGCCACTCCTATGCACTCCCATTTTCTCGATCCTCTCACTTCATCTCGGACAGAACAGGAGGATGCAAATAGGAAACCAAACACGAGGCATGGTCAATTTCTTAGAAAATAGCGAGCACTAAAAATCCACCACAATCAGAGTAGACTATGGTGATGTCTTGGGTCAAGGTACAGTTTGTCATTGATTTAGCCCTAAACCCCCAAAGATGAGTAATCGGAACGTGGAGATTTTAATACATGAGATGAGTTCtagggaaagaagaaagacataCCTCGTAGTGATCTATGAGACTGGCTCTGTAGGAACCATCCAGGCAGTCCTGGAGCTGTGCGTTCTTCTGTTGAAGCTGTGTGATCTGCTCCCTCAGGTCCTCGGTCCTCTTCTTGAGACTGTCGATAAGGGCTCGCATTTGCCCTGCCTCACCACGCACCCAGGTCTCACCGGTGACACGGTCGGTGACTTTGCATGGGATGTTGAGAATAAGGCAGCAAGCACAGCCTCCAGGATCGGGTGTGcacttcatcttcttgaCCTAGAAATCAATTCAAACGTGTCAGTATGGTGTTCTGAGTCAAGGCTAGCTTGATATCGGAATATGACCGGCATACTTTGCAACGATCACAGGCCTGACCGACACGATTGTGAGACTTCGTGACCTTGGCTCGAACCATGGCCGACCAGTCGGGCTCTGGGTCGTAGCGGCTGCGG
The nucleotide sequence above comes from Penicillium digitatum chromosome 1, complete sequence. Encoded proteins:
- a CDS encoding Regulatory protein → MDTSDSAIPDDEPVSDAPSENVPKAKKTRRSRYDPEPDWSAMVRAKVTKSHNRVGQACDRCKVKKMKCTPDPGGCACCLILNIPCKVTDRVTGETWVRGEAGQMRALIDSLKKRTEDLREQITQLQQKNAQLQDCLDGSYRASLIDHYEG